In Pseudorasbora parva isolate DD20220531a chromosome 1, ASM2467924v1, whole genome shotgun sequence, the DNA window GAGCATGTCCTCAGCAGCCCATACTGGGGCCGAAAACACACgctgacgtcagcatttgtgacgttgctccgactcagcttttcaaaccggaagagagaaatcgctctgaaaaatgcaaaaataacttttcatacatgaataccattaatgagtacccttagtgttttcaatgatgtgcagcctatacatagctttttacatctcaaaaaaagtattttggggtttcatgaccctttaagtatGTCAACGGAAGATGTCAAAAATGAGATTCAGAGAGGCAAAGCAGTTGAGGCTACACGGCTAAAAACTAAGCAAGATGGATTATTAAAAGAAACGTTATCTGTGGTAATACAATTTGAGAGAACCCTCCCCAGGTCAGTCAAAATGGGATACATAAATTATAGTGTGAGAGAGTACATACCTAAACCTCTAAGGTGCTATAAATGTAAAAGAATGGGACACACGGTACAGCAGTGCAAAGGAAGATGTGGAGGTCAACATGAGTACGGCAAATGTGAAAAAGATGCAAAGGTTAAATGCTGTAATTGTGGAGGAGAGCATAGTGCTGCGTTTGGAGGATGTGAAGTACTGAGAGAAGCCAGAGAAGCCCAGAACGTTAGGTACTTGGATAAAGTATCTTATGCAGTAGCATTAAAGAAAGTAAGAGAACCAGGACCAAATGACAGAAAGTCCAGTGGGTTGGTACAAAGAAACATTACAGAAGATAAACAGGCACAAGTTCAGTGTCCAGGACATACTCAGAAAGGTTGTGAACACAAATGTAAAGTTGATGATGATACTTTAATAGTGAACAAGTTTGTGGGTGTTATTTGTTATACTATTAAtgttgcatcacagtttaaaaagaaaagtgaCAGAATTAAGGCTATAGTTGAAGCAGCAGGAAAATTCCTTGACATGAGAGATGTCAAAGCAGATCAGATGCATTGTTAACAGTAACTGAAAATGGAGAAAACACACAAGTTGAGGGTTAATATAATCATCATGGTACTACACATATTACAGTGGAATGCCAGAAGCTTAATAGCTAATGGtcaagaatttaaaaaaatacatccatGAATTAGATGTTGTTCCAAGTGTAGTATGTGTACAAGAGACTTGGCTAAAAGCGCAGTTAGATTTTGTAATACCAGGATTTAGTTCTAGAAGGTTTGAGGTTTGATAGGCCTAATAATCAAAATGGTGGAGGGTGTATCACTTTTCTTAAGGATGGGTTGGCCTATAGGGACATTCCCTGCCCAGAAGACATGAAGTGTGTAATAGTTGAGATCTATAGCACAAGGAAAGAGGGAAATATTAGGTTGATTAATTTCTATAATCCATGCAAAAATTTAGATATTAACATATTAAATGAAATGGCAGGAGAAGTATACATGAAAGAAATATGGTGTGGAGATTTCAATGCGCACAACAACTTTCAACCTTCAGTTGacaacttttcaaccttcataatatattttcaagactcttgtgatgatacatcgacttacaataggttgaatgacacgtctgccatagcctgatggggtctgtatcgtatTAATCGtagttttaaacttcgggtttcgagtagtaacccgagaacaaaaagaactacaaaattcgactgctttacggcatatacggcATATATACGGCATAtattccaccaacacacacacttccttaaattcggacgtgcgagcccaactttgttcgtcggataatatagtcatgtccgaagcagcacagacaaataagaaagaaaaggttttgttggaggaaagcaataagaggaaacgaaaaagtgatgggattaaaggcaggacgaggatcaacatgtgaccagcgtttgctcgtcggcgtgagctgaaggaggcgtgcccgaccgatgctgtcctgcttgttatggtgattaccgaccactcaaacattgaactgaagtatcatatagattctgtaaaacgctaaccaatagactactataatgacgctggcttgtaaacgtgagcatagcgattatttggcgtttgaaaaaaataaaacccatgaaatgatattcatatgacatgctgaaacatatgccactgactgtacctgggatgaagacatttcacacgcgccgccagaagaacacctgcatgtgaactcctcctgcagtgttcaggggaactgttagtgctgcaccaacccgcggcgctgcttttatgaagttatttggcccgccccgcaccactgtatatttttacaacccgccccgcacccgcgaccattaaatagacatacggggtccacgggttatgagacgacccgcgcatcactagttcagggctatcagggttgtcatgtcaacaaatgcacgcgcaatggcatcccctgttgtaggaggacagatcttacgacagtagttgagggcattattttttcccaactgtagggggaccctgagagcaaaagttgccaagtgctgctttaaaggggCAACAAACATTCAGGGCTACACATAGTTGAGGAAATGGTGGAAGAAATATCATTGGTCTGCATTAATAATGGACAGGGTACAAGAATAGATGTGAACAGGGGTAATACTTCATGTTTGGATCTCACTTTGGTGtcagataatttagttaaaatATGTGAGTGGTATGTCAAGAATGATACTACTTTAGGAAGTGACCTCTTCCCAATTCTCActataataaatacaaatgtatatatatatatatatatataagaagaAAGTACAATAAACAGATGGTGTTTTGAGAAAGCAGACTGGGAACATTTTAGGGCATACTGTGAGAAGTCAGTCAAATTGGTTACGTTAGAAGGAGACATAGAGGAATCCACAAAGCAAATTACTGAACATATTTTAAATGCAGCAATTTTGAGCATTCCAAAAAGAACAACAAATAGTAGGAAGAAAGTAGTTCCTTGGGGGAATGAGGAACGTAGTAGAGCAGTAAAAGAGCGAAACCAGGCGTTTAGAATATTGAAGAAGAATCTGTAACTAGAGAATGTTATGGAATATTAAAGGAAAAGAGCAGTGGCATGTAGGATAATTTAATATACTAAATATAGTAATCAGAGAGAGTTCTGTTCCACCATTGGTAGAGGAGTAGAGTTAGGGGATATGGTCTATGTTTAAGAGAATGAGTGGAAAAGGAAAGCTGTTAAAATTCCAGGTCTGATTGATGGTGGAAATATGGTAGTGTCTGACAAAGAAAAGGCAGCGGTGTTACGTCGGGCTTTTGTGGCAGTACACAGTGGGGATCACCTCACTGATTCTCATAAGCAACATAAAGACCTTGCACTCAGAGGGAATAAGAATATAAAGCTGAAGAGGGAGGATGGTTTATCATCATTGGATGTGGATTTTACAATGTCTGAACTTAATATAGCTTTGATAGGCACTGGACACACAGCACCAGGACAAGATCAGTTATGTTATGCCATGTTCCGACAGTTACCAATCGAACCTTTAAAATTAGTGATAAGACTTTTCAATAAAATATGGAGGGATGGAAAGATACAGAGTAGTTGGAAAAGTGCAGTTATATTACCATTTAACAAACCTGGTAAAGACCCAACTAATCCTGGGAACTATAGGCCTATAGCCCTGACATCTCCCTTATGCAAATGGTGGAGAGGATTATAAGTCGAAGATTATCGCATATACTAGAACAGAGAGGGTTACTGACCAATATTCAAAGTGGATTTCGAAAAGGACACTCAACAACAGATGCTCTAGTTAGCGTAAGTAATGAGGTGGAAAAGGCATTGAAAATGGAAGAGCTGATGATAATAgcatattttgacattgagaAGGCATATGATACTATGTGGAGGGAAGGACTACTTATTAAATTAAGAAGAATGGGGTTTGGCGGAAGGATGTATAATTGGAGAATGGATTTTTTAACAAACCGGAAAATTAGGGTGAAAGTTGGATCAGAGGTATCAACGGAGTTTAGTGTGAACAATGGTATTCCCCAGGGGAGTGCAGTCAGTCCTGTGTTGTttaacattataataaatgatatgtttttaaatgtagatGAACACCATTTAAATCAGCGTTATATGCAGATGATGGGGCCATATGGATGAGAGGAAGAAATGTGGCATACGTGTTAGAGAACATAAGGAAAGCAGTAGGGAAAGTAGAGAGTGGGGGTTTAAAATATCAACAAGCAAATCCTGTTACATGATGTTAACAAACAAACGAAAGTGTCATATTGAAAAGATTACATTATATAAGCAGCCAATGGAGAaagtaaattaatttaaatatctGGGGTTGTGGTTCGATAGTAAGTATACATggaaaacacacataaagcaactagaaactaaatgtaaaaaagttATTAATTTACTGAgagctgtggctggatgtgatTGGGGTGCAGACAGACATTCACTATTGACATATATAGAGCATGCATGAGGTCATCAATAAACTATGGTTGTATAGTTTATGGTACAGCAGCAAAAACATCATTGGAAAAAATGAATAGATTACAGTACAGGGCATTACGTGTATCCACTGGAGCTATTAAGACAACACCCATTAACGAAATACTTATAGAAACAGGAGAGACTCTGAAGTTAAGAAGAGGAAAAACTTGCACTAGCATATTGGATCAAATTGAAAGGAAGTCGGAAAGAAAATCTTACAAAAGAAATAATACAGGATTGCTGGGAATATACCAAGTTTCAGGGAAGGGGATTTGGATGGATGGGAGATAAAAGAGTGAAAGATTATGGAATGGGAGATTTAGAGTTCACCAAACCCAACCCAGTTAGTAATATTCCACCATGTTTTTTTACAAAGGTAAAGATAGATTTTAGTATACTGGAAAAGAAAAGAGAATGGATAATGGAGGAAGTGGGAGTTAATACAAACAGTTatcttaaaaataattattataattatctcAAAATGGATACAAATGGATCCAAAAGTAAACATGAATGTGTGGGAGTTGGAATACGTATTCcagattttaaaatacattttattcctTGAAAGGTTTCACTTGCAGAATCAGtaaaaatgtgaattatttgaacaaaataaataaatacttttatttagtactgtcctgagTAAGGTAttttacataagatattttatatagtCCACAAGAAATACAAATAGCTGAATTTATTCAAGTAACCCAATATGAACCTGCTTGATTCTTAATATGTGTGGTTACCTCTAcgactgtttttttgttttgttaaactGCCCAtcattcttcagaaaaatcctccaggtcctgCAGATTCTTCAGTTTCCAAGCATCTTTTGCATATATGAACcctctccagcagtgactgtatgattttgagattcatctttcacactgaggaccattagggactcaaacacaacacacaaaagGAGGACATGCATTTGTGTGAtctctcttattttgttaaaataattcacattttcacagattctgccagtggttcacatactttttcttgcaagtgtgtgtgtgtgtgtgtgtgtgtgtgttttgtgtaatgTGTTAGACTGTCATAGTACATAACATATTGCACTTTTGTTGGTTTGCTTAAATCTGGATAAAAGTGTTTGCTGAATGATTAAATGTAGcctaaatgtaatgtaaatttaAAGTTTATGGTGTTTCATTATTATTGATGAACCCTTGTTGAtagataaatataataaatataataaacgcACATTGCAAACAGGAATAGGGAAAACAGATGTGTGTAAATATGATAAATTATGAAATATCTATGGGGAAACTCTGGCCACACATATGTGGCCCACCTTTCTATATTGTATATGTGGGCCAAATAATACTTTTAACAACTGGTCCATATCTTGTTTGCCGCCTTAAAGACAGTTCCATTTCTACCATAACCGGGCAATGTTCGGTTCACATTCCTTATGCCAGTGCCACCTGAATGCCAGCTGTGCCGGCTTCATGCCAAATCAGGGCCAGAAGTCATTGCTACCTGGGTATTAACTGCTACATTGTTAACTGACTGATAAACAGCCAGCGGGACAGGAAGTGTTTGTCCTATTTCACAACAGTTTTTGCGAGAGAATGCAAAGTGTCTCAGGGGAACGTGAAAACATGCATCCCATATTGCaccaccatgtccctttagagGCTCTGTACTGATGTTATgaaaaagggggaaaaataaaattacacagAATGAGACGCACCCCTGCCAAAACTACATGGCTGGTGTTAAAACTCACCAGAAAAagacattaaacattttaaacacttttaattatgtaaatattatataatccACGTGTGGGATATGTGAATGTAAAAGATCATACATGCAGCAGACTGGAtatgaatatgattttttttttttttttgatgtagTTCCTATTCAGATCTTTTTATTGATAACataaaatccatatttcatcacTTATTCTCTTCTGTATGACCTGTTGCAGACAAATAATCGGTGATGTGTGTGCCGCAGCTGAACTCTGACTCTTGAGGATCTGAATCTGTTCTTGTTCTCCTGCAGATCTAAAGCCGAAGCCTGAACTCACATCAGATCCTGCAGGAGCTGCACTGACAGGAAACACAGTGAATTTGACCTGCGGCATGGATCCGTCCACTGGAGACTGGGACTTTTACtggtacaaacacacactgaaccCTGAGACAGAGAAGACAGAAACAAACCCCTACAGGCTGAAGATTGATTCAGTGTCTGATGGAGGCCAGTACTGGTGTAGAGCTGGAAGAGGCAAACCAGTCTATTACACACAATACAGTGATGCACTGTGGGTAAATGCTACAggtgagagagaatgtgtgtgtgatgcaacATATACAGATCAGAGACCATATCTATACAACGTCTAAAACTATAAATGCAATAATCTGTGTTTGTACAGAGAGTCCTAAAGCTGTGGTGACGGTACGACCTGATGAACGAGTGTTTAGAGGAGAAACAGTCACTCTCAGATGTGATATAAAGTGGAGAGGAGACACTCAGTGGACATACAGATGGGAAATAGAGGAAAACAACAGCTGGTATAAAAACAATGTCAGCCAAACCTCAACACAAGAGTTGATCATCAGCGGAGTTGAAGACTTTCACAGCGGTAAATACACCTGTACAGGACAGATGAAGACTCAACGCTCTCAGCGCAGTGATGCTGTTACACTGACTGTATCAGGTGAGTTTGTGTTTGTTGTGATCCGCTTCTCCATCAGTTCCTCTACGGCTCTGTAACTCATGATGTTTTGTTCAGCTGAAGCTCAGGCAGTCGTGCGAGTGTTTCCACAGCCGTGGCTGACTGAAGGAGAATCAGCGACTCTGATCTGTGAGGTTTCAGGCTCCTCTACAGGCTGGACGTTCAGCTGGTTCAGAGATCATGATCATCTGTCAGACAGCAGCAGAGGAGCTGGAGGATCTTACACTCTCAGTCCTGCGTCTCTACAGCACACAGGAGTTTATACGTGCAGAGCAGAGAGAGGACGACCAgcctatcacacacacaacagcagCACACAGCCATTGTGGGTCACCGGTGAGGATTTGTGTTTGTGCTCGTCCGTATTTCTGTTTCATTGCAGTCTCTGTGTGTCAGTTTAGATTGAGATTTTGCTCTTTTCAGGAGTTTCTGCTTCAGTGTCTCTGGTCATCAATCCCAGCAGAAGTCAACACTTCTCATCTGAGTCTCTCGCTCTGAGCTGTGAGGATCAGAGTAACTCTGCTGGATGGACAGTGAGAAGATACACAGACAAAGGCACACAAACTTGTTCAAATCAAACAGGATCTTCATGTGTAATGGACTCTCTCAGCACATCTGACACTGGAGTGTACTGGTGTGAGTCTGAATCTGGAGAGAAACGCCGTCCTCGAAACATCACTGTACACGGTGAGTCCAGTTTATAATCACATCATCTGCACTCAttgttaattaatttaattaattattactgtAAGCTTGTTGTGATCCGCTTCTCCATCAGTTTCTCTATGGCTCTGTATATAATCAGGGTACCTTCTGaatcttttgttttttgatGTAATATTGAAatcagaggggaaaaaaaagctTGATTTCCTGTTTTTACTTTAGGgttgaaaacaaatatttagatTGATTATTAGAGGACTCGTGCACAGAAAACAGAGCAAACATTTTGACTTCATTTTCTTTTGAACTTAAACGGACACGTGTGTAAGGTTTGGTTTTCCTGCTTAGAAAAAGCTGAGATGAACCATCCtgcaataaaacaataaaactcaTTCATCTGGAGAGAAGATCTCAGAGAAGGAGAGTTGGACACCACCTTGCCCAAACTTCTCTCCCTACTGACTTCCCCCCTGATTCAACTCACAGAAAGTTCTCTAGGAATGTCTCTATTCCACATATAATGGATCTTGTGAATTCTATTGTTTTTTCCCTTTCATGTTTGGTATAATTTTAAATGTCTCAGTGTGATTGGTAAAATGGTCTCAACTTCACTGTAGTCACTGGTAGGATAAGGACAATTGAAATTTATGAGAACTCTGTTCTCTTTTTTGAGTGGTCTCTTCAGATATCTAATCTTCTCCGCCGGAACCAGGTGTGCATGTAGTAAACATTTACAACCCTTTGTTCtggtctgggtatttaaggaagaGTAGCAGAGTTGCCATTTGGGAACATTCTCTAGCCAGAGCCCCCATAGGGTGCTGTGTCGGTGTCTTCTCTCTCACTGCCCTCATCGGTGGGGTGGCAGTGCCTCTGGCAGGCCGCAT includes these proteins:
- the LOC137071433 gene encoding Fc receptor-like protein 5, whose product is MSNYGQFGTLPTSTVTVTPDTSVFTGETVHLKCVIESDLSDWRYEWYKDRVKLQTSERYTADGDTLSIGEALTSDRGQYWCRGHINGRSVSSLEGSAVSLSVTERPKPVVKVKPDQRVFRGETVTLTCVIPGGGDTQWTYSWFRDGRPVYTSTTAEFRFTAGVYLRGVYLYSGEFSCRGERSDSQTSHISDALTLTVSDLKPKPELTSDPAGAALTGNTVNLTCGMDPSTGDWDFYWYKHTLNPETEKTETNPYRLKIDSVSDGGQYWCRAGRGKPVYYTQYSDALWVNATESPKAVVTVRPDERVFRGETVTLRCDIKWRGDTQWTYRWEIEENNSWYKNNVSQTSTQELIISGVEDFHSGKYTCTGQMKTQRSQRSDAVTLTVSAEAQAVVRVFPQPWLTEGESATLICEVSGSSTGWTFSWFRDHDHLSDSSRGAGGSYTLSPASLQHTGVYTCRAERGRPAYHTHNSSTQPLWVTGVSASVSLVINPSRSQHFSSESLALSCEDQSNSAGWTVRRYTDKGTQTCSNQTGSSCVMDSLSTSDTGVYWCESESGEKRRPRNITVHDGEVILSSVDHVIEGETLTLHCLHRSTNPSILSAGFYKDGSLIQNQTTGEMSITTVSKSHEGFYYCKTERGASPHSWISVRVSPSAQISGLKILSFLLAACPHLLATVVLLYKCYRARVPSVEDQSQFAVTEEET